Genomic segment of Aquarana catesbeiana isolate 2022-GZ linkage group LG02, ASM4218655v1, whole genome shotgun sequence:
GACGCAGCAGCTCTGAGTATCTTATGGACATATAGAGCGTGATTCGGGAGctagcacacaccagtgcccccatagcaagtggcttgctattgggggcactggtcaagggggaggagccaggagtgccagcaggggacccgagaagaagaggattggggctgctctgtgcaaaaccactgcacagagcaggtaagtgacacttttttttttttttttttttaagccgaaaCCTATAATCACTTCACAGCTGATtaaatcacttactgagtatgtagTTTCATCATCTTGACTGACCCTTCCCATCTCCAGCTGCTGAAATGACTGCtgtcccaggtttcctgtttcagggtggctcctttcttttgcagcatcctatggagctacAGTACCCTTGCATGAAGGGAATAGAGTTGTCTTCCTACACtgcgtgcatcaatagaaacacacagcccataGCCTAGAATGACAAGGCACTCAATCCTCTACCCTCTTCTTTCTCCAAACTAACAGACTGACTCCATACTGTGCTGTCCACTGTGAAGACTTTCAGGAAGGCAGCCCTGagggcaggagccagcagcattcaaatagtttactggggaatggttATTTTATTGTGCTTAATGTGTTAAACTGAAGAACACAGGGGGTTTAATATTTAAGGAAACAAAATGTGGCATTCATGCAGTTTTcttgatatttttacattttacaagcAAACCAGCTGCTTTTGTTCAGCAAAGAACAGTCTATCGCTGTGTGTGTAAATAATTAactaattatcttttttttttgttctgtagaTGGCGGTCACCAATTTTTGAGTAAAATCTGCATGTCATGaggttataaagaaaaaatatcacTACACATCTGCCTCATCCATCATTGTGAAAATGATTGGAAAACTAAAGCAAAACCTGCTCTTAGCATGCCTTGTAATAAGCTCAGTGACAGTGTTCTACTTAGGACAACATGCAATGGAGTGCCACCATCGAATTGAAGAACGCAGTCAGCCAGTCAAAATGGAAATCCCCAAAGCTACATTAAGAACTGAGCAAAGGGTGAACACTAGCTTTACATATAATAAGGACATGCCATTAATATTTATTGGGGGAGTGCCTCGCAGTGGAACTACACTCATGCGTGCCATGCTTGATGCCCATCCTGAGATTAGATGTGGAGAGGAAACCAGGGTCATCCCTCGTATTTTGGCTGTCAAGCAGATGTGGGCACGATCAAGCAAAGAAAAAATTCGCCTAGATGAAGCTGGCGTAACAGATGAAGTGCTAGACTCGGCCATGCAGGCTTTTTTACTGGAAATAATAGTTAAACATGGTGAGCCTGCACCTTATTTGTGTAATAAAGATCCATTTGCTTTAAAATCTTTGTCGTACTTGGCCAAAATATTTCCCAATGCCAAATTTCTTCTTATGGTGAGAGATGGACGTGCTTCAGTGCACTCTATGATTTCTAGAAAAGTTACTATTGCTGGATTTGATCTTAACAGCTACAGAGACTGCTTAACCAAGTGGAACCGTGCTATAGAAACAATGTATAACCAGTGCATGGAAGTGGGCTATGACCGCTGCATGTTAGTACATTATGAACAGCTGGTTTTACATCCGGAGCGATGGATGAAAACATTATTGAAGTTCCTCACAATTTCATGGAATGATGCTGTACTGCATCATGAAGATATGATTGGCAAAGCTGGAGGTGTTTCTCTATCCAAGTAAGTGTCCTTTATACAAAATTTGTTCTATTGTACTGTGATAAACAAGCCCTTTCAAGCCCCAGGCATCGGCGATAAAgccccgctagttttagcggcgctttaccgtcgttttagcagtacTTTTTGGGCGCTAGCTTTTAACCCACGCTAGCGCCCGCTACCGAGGCGCTTtagaggtgctatttttagcgctaaaacgcctgaaaagcgccttcaatgtgaaaggggtctaagggatagCATTGGcatctcttattttttttaattggaaagttATGTGACAGCCTTAGGCTTCATTTAGAGGTGTGGTTGGGGGGCATGTGCAGCAAAAATGCATAGTTGAGCCACATTTTTGCCGTCcaccaactgcccccccccccttaatctgcAAAAGGCAGCAGATGGGAGTGTTTACATTGCGGCAAAGTTTACTCTATCGGTCGGCAGGCGGCAATCCCACTGAACACTACACACTGAAGCAAACGGGGAAGCGCTGCTGACGCCTCACAGCTGCGTACAGTGCATAGAGTTCTGGCACATTTGTTGACAAAAATAGGGATAAAACAGGAGGCGAGGAggtgtcacatcactttctcaccACCTGTCAGTAGCTTCTGAAGCGCAGTCTGAATGCAGACCAggcttcagaggaaagggagatttaGATGCACATCTAAATCTACCCTAAGAATGTTTGTTGTTAGAAAAAATACTGATTGAATAAAGTCTGTAACTTCACTGATACGGAATTAAGATTAATACCTTTAGTAAACTGAGTTATATGGTATATTTATCAGCTCCAAATGCTAACTCTATTTTTTTATAAAGAGCTGAATGGTGTTCAAAACTATGTGAGTTCCTGAAAAGAATCCCATACACAAAAGCTGAAGGAAACTAAATTGGAGGCTTTTTCTTACAACTTTCAGCTTTATTTTTCCATTTTCAATTTATagtgattctaaaggaaaaagtttttttgccttaatgcattctatgcattaaagaggagctacagctatttttgtgtttattaaaagtcagcagctacaaaaactgtagctgctgacttttaataaacaaacacttGCCTATCCCAGATTCCAACGATGTACTCAAATGAGCTGTCCCTTCCCTCTGTCTTTTGTCCCCGGCGCTGGCATCTCAACTGTGggtacccagctgtgacagctggCGGCTTCATGTGCACATGTGCTTCGGCGTATGTGCAAGCCAAcgctgcattttgtgaatggtcccgcagtcatctgggacctgtggcaCGTCCCAGATTACTATGGGGAGGGAGTGGGAGAGAACGTCTGGTCGGATTACTTAGGCAAatcaagcggaagtgggagcgggtacctgtcaaaaccagggggccttaaagtgtaacttccccttttgggtggagctcagctttaaggtattaaaaaaaaaaacttctgcaagcaGCTTCCCCCACAACCCCCCTAATTacttgagcccaatctcaatccagcgatgtacacgagagcaacagctctctctctctctcctcattggctcagacacagcagcaggatccattggcttctgttgctgtcaatcacagctagtgagcaggggtggggccaagctacgctctgtgtcttatggacacacataggcagcttgggagtgagcacgcaccagtgcccccaaagcaagcagcttgctctgggggcacgtGGCAGGGGGAGAAGCCAGTAGCATCAGTGAGGGACCTTAGAagcggaggatcggggctgctctatgcaaaaccattacacagagcaagtaagtgtgGTATGTTTGgtagttttaaaaaatagaatgtgagcctttagaatcactttaaatattgAAGCCATCcttttcccagatagcaaggataacttgccgccatcctaggtgagggaatcaggaagtgaagcgttgcggcttcacttcccggttccctactgcgcaagcgcaagtcgcgctgcgcgtccctagtggtccccgctctctcctgggagctgtgtgttcccagcagacagtgcggtcgggacgggaagaggcatagactcccatgggagtctatgccggaagtgggtgcaaatacctgtcttagacaggtatctgcacccccctcccccctgaaaggtgccaaatgtgacaccggagggtgggagggttccgaaaagcggaagttccatttttgtgtggaactccgctttaactcgcTGCACAATTTCACTGGCAATTTGTACAATTGCAGAGCACTTGCAACAcatgttctagttgacacttttctaatttgtagcaaatttgcatggcaagtctctagcaagagcaaagttgcagtggtgagtctacagcaggagctctgcaagtctacagcttgaaaattcagccacagtgacctctgtggtgggatgactattgtacaacataactgaactagaacttacagcagacttgcagaatgtttgcaaaaaaagctgatctggagtcatgcaatgcggacttgctgcaattgtgcaacaaacttgtgaagcctggcaagtctagcaaaagCTTAGTAAGTCATTTTCATACTTGCAGCACGATTGCTTCCTATCTGGATTGTTTGCTACAGCTATCTTCTCAGTTTCCTTTATTTCAGTGTTTTAAAGGGAGTTTAGCTTGGAGCAGATGACATGGAGAGAACACGAAATTGTAAATTGCAATAATCCATATCAGCCAATAAGAGGAATGTGAAAAAATATTGTCAGGGTGGCTGCTGTGGGCCATTGTTTTGCAAATTGCTCTGAGCTTTCAACCAAGTCAAAATAATTAAAGGAGTTAAGTGAGCTGTGGTCTTTGCACTTTGTATATGCTTTCTTGTAGGTATGGCAAAAACCAGCACCAAGGAGCCTTGTACATTTAAAATTTAAATGTGTTCATTAAGAACCTACAAGATAATCAGATTAATAGTGCAAGAGAAATGGTTCTGAGAGACTGGCATTTATCAGGGGCACTGGCATTCAAACCGCTTATTAGCATTGCAACACACAAAATCTTACATCATAGTCTCTGTATAGTTACTTGCTGCTAAGAATGTCAATATAACCTTTAAAATCTGACTTTCCTCTTCTCATCTGTCAAAGGTGAAATATGAATTTCAGTGCAAGACTATAATTTTACTGTTAATGTGCTAAATGGCTGAGCCAGAGACAGTTTGAAATACAGCTTTAAAATAATTCCTATGTTCATTGATTGATGTTGTACAGCAGATGAATGGTCATAGATACTGTTTCAGTACAGAAAAATCCAGTGGACCACATATGTCCGTATGATaatgaggggttgatttactaaaactggagagtacaaaatctggtgcagctgtgcatagtaaccaa
This window contains:
- the TPST1 gene encoding protein-tyrosine sulfotransferase 1 isoform X2, which encodes MIGKLKQNLLLACLVISSVTVFYLGQHAMECHHRIEERSQPVKMEIPKATLRTEQRVNTSFTYNKDMPLIFIGGVPRSGTTLMRAMLDAHPEIRCGEETRVIPRILAVKQMWARSSKEKIRLDEAGVTDEVLDSAMQAFLLEIIVKHGEPAPYLCNKDPFALKSLSYLAKIFPNAKFLLMVRDGRASVHSMISRKVTIAGFDLNSYRDCLTKWNRAIETMYNQCMEVGYDRCMLVHYEQLVLHPERWMKTLLKFLTISWNDAVLHHEDMIGKAGGVSLSKVERSTDQVIKPVNVEALSKWVGKISPDVLRDMPVIAPMLAKLGYDPYANPPNYGKPDQKVLDNTRRVFKGEFQLPDFLKDVPQTKKKRVGNL
- the TPST1 gene encoding protein-tyrosine sulfotransferase 1 isoform X3 is translated as MIGKLKQNLLLACLVISSVTVFYLGQHAMECHHRIEERSQPVKMEIPKATLRTEQRVNTSFTYNKDMPLIFIGGVPRSGTTLMRAMLDAHPEIRCGEETRVIPRILAVKQMWARSSKEKIRLDEAGVTDEVLDSAMQAFLLEIIVKHGEPAPYLCNKDPFALKSLSYLAKIFPNAKFLLMVRDGRASVHSMISRKVTIAGFDLNSYRDCLTKWNRAIETMYNQCMEVGYDRCMLVHYEQLVLHPERWMKTLLKFLTISWNDAVLHHEDMIGKAGGVSLSKVERSTDQVIKPVNVEALSKWVGKISPDVLRDMPVIAPMLAKLGYDPYANPPNYGKPDQKVLDNTRRVFKGEFQLPDFLKDVPQTEAVE
- the TPST1 gene encoding protein-tyrosine sulfotransferase 1 isoform X1 — protein: MIGKLKQNLLLACLVISSVTVFYLGQHAMECHHRIEERSQPVKMEIPKATLRTEQRVNTSFTYNKDMPLIFIGGVPRSGTTLMRAMLDAHPEIRCGEETRVIPRILAVKQMWARSSKEKIRLDEAGVTDEVLDSAMQAFLLEIIVKHGEPAPYLCNKDPFALKSLSYLAKIFPNAKFLLMVRDGRASVHSMISRKVTIAGFDLNSYRDCLTKWNRAIETMYNQCMEVGYDRCMLVHYEQLVLHPERWMKTLLKFLTISWNDAVLHHEDMIGKAGGVSLSKVERSTDQVIKPVNVEALSKWVGKISPDVLRDMPVIAPMLAKLGYDPYANPPNYGKPDQKVLDNTRRVFKGEFQLPDFLKDVPQTKKKRTEAVE